In the genome of Cryptomeria japonica chromosome 8, Sugi_1.0, whole genome shotgun sequence, one region contains:
- the LOC131048401 gene encoding dual specificity protein kinase YAK1 homolog isoform X2 gives MRDHFVFHGHLCIVFEMLGANLYELIKTNQFRGISLTLLKIFAKQILDSLLVLRDASVIHCDLKPENILLTTSIHSTEIKLIDFGSACMENQTVYSYIQSRFYRSPEVVLGHPYTTSIDMWSFGCIAAELFLGLPLFPGVSEYDLMKRMIERLGCQPPDQILRTARNSSKYFKHAGNSWVDESQAGKGVQSAYQFLSESEYEAREKKKPVSGKRYFNHVRLEDVIFNYPYKKKMSKEELVKENQTRLSFIDFLRGLVHFDPVKRWTPRQAAQHPFVTEEPFTGPYRPFPEAPHMIVFREIMVDDNIEPSHCFGNSTFPRVVNMKAGIHYSSPQYHSTKFDHANSCGSLGGYGILGEDFSFANNCGCQGYAHIPVSYCPLDASALKSQEDGVSGDSSFGKSPKTYQKTTLVPHGHALGVSPLNGIFKPLSIGVSPSKLPLSSQVHFSPASPGKHFLTSPASGGIHSIALGRAAAVGPNHRRNGLGILESSHLSSEDDIRLQQKANHKKYGSANVDINMRSFSSSDCNSQAGYLGTPCGGHESSPLHPGSQRFGMSSHTRLSTTYDNETRASSFPRRDFVTTQGGFSGGGEKILPVPGPGVWYPNYNNDLFFQTDGSDLVPISTLGENIQSGQATCRATLKAGGACKSAQSYIALQESPLQTSYAFRRNGLIKGQSNTEGRPTLVHESQLGYMHSMAKNSRLEYDQPQQNSPSQMALQSSLFFEQQLQHPYQSQNNPGQHLPSNITGKHQTSYSSDLFSQSTFLSYSHFPVLSNHGCSLPSQKDYPAFYSQGQDFISASSGIHTSFAHLGTMAPHSLHLGKGNPLGTIPTKVQGTHDQ, from the exons ATGCGTGATCATTTTGTATTTCATGGGCACTTGTGCATAGTGTTCGAAATGCTTGGAGCAAATTT GTACGAATTGATTAAAACGAATCAATTCAGGGGAATATCATtgactttgttgaagatctttgcaAAACAG ATATTAGATTCTTTACTTGTCTTGCGAGATGCAAGTGTGATACATTGTGATTTGAAGCCAGAAAATATTCTTTTGACAACAAG TATACATTCAACAGAAATCAAGCTCATTGATTTTGGTTCTGCATGCATGGAGAACCAAACAGTTTATTCTTACATTCAG AGCCGCTTCTACAGATCTCCCGAAGTTGTTCTTGGGCATCC ATACACAACATCAATTGATATGTGGTCTTTTGGGTGTATTGCTGCTGAGCTTTTCCTAGGTTTACCTCTCTTCCCAGGGGTTTCAGAGTACGACCTTATGAAGCGAATGATAGAGAGACTTGG GTGTCAGCCCCCAGATCAGATCTTGAGGACTGCAAGGAATTCAAGTAAATATTTTAAGCATGCTGGAAACAGCTGGGTTGATGAAAGCCAAGCAGGGAAGGGAGTACAAAGTGCATACCAGTTTCTGTCTGAATCAGAATATGAAGCA agagaaaaaaagAAGCCGGTATCAGGGAAACGTTACTTCAATCATGTAAGACTAGAGGACGTTATATTCAACTATCCTTATAAGAAGAAGATGTCAAAGGAAGAGCTTGTGAAAG AGAATCAAACACGCTTATCATTTATAGACTTTTTGAGAGGCCTTGTGCACTTTGACCCAGTAAAGAGATGGACACCTAGGCAG GCTGCCCAACATCCTTTTGTGACAGAAGAGCCATTCACTGGCCCTTACAGGCCTTTTCCAGAAGCACCCCACATG ATTGTTTTCCGTGAAATTATGGTGGATGATAATATTGAACCAAGTCATTGCTTTGGTAACAGCACTTTTCCTCGG GTTGTAAACATGAAGGCAGGTATTCATTACAGCAGTCCACAGTATCATTCTACTAAGTTTGATCATGCAAATAGCTGTGGTAGTTTAGGAGGCTATGGCATCCTTGGAGAGGATTTCAGCTTTGCTAATAATTGTGGGTGCCAAGGCTACGCTCATATTCCAGTGAGTTATTGCCCTCTTGATGCTTCTGCACTCAAGTCCCAGGAAGATGGTGTTAGTGGAGATAGTAGTTTTGGGAAAAGTCCTAAAACTTATCAGAAAACAACGCTAGTCCCTCATGGGCATGCACTTGGTGTAAGCCCCTTGAATGGTATTTTCAAGCCTCTGTCTATTGGGGTCAGCCCTTCAAAGTTACCTTTGAGCTCTCAAGTACATTTTTCTCCTGCATCTCCTGGCAAGCATTTTCTGACTTCACCTGCAAGTGGTGGCATTCACAGCATTGCCCTTGGAAGGGCAGCTGCTGTTGGTCCGAATcacagaagaaatggtttgggaataCTTGAAAGCTCTCATCTTTCATCTGAGGATGACATCCGTCTACAGCAGAAGGCTAATCATAAAAAATATGGCAGTGCGAATGTAGATATCAATATGCGCTCTTTCAGTTCTTCAGACTGTAATTCTCAAGCTGGGTACCTTGGTACTCCTTGTGGTGGTCATgaatcttctcctcttcatcctggGAGTCAAAGGTTTGGGATGAGCAGCCATACAAGATTGTCTACAACTTATGATAATGAAACTCGGGCTTCTTCCTTTCCAAGGAGGGATTTTGTGACCACACAAGGGGGGTTCTCTGGTGGAGGGGAAAAGATTTTGCCAGTTCCTGGTCCAGGAGTTTGGTATCCAAATTACAA CAATGATTTATTTTTTCAAACGGATGGTTCGGATCTTGTACCAATTTCTACATTAGGGGAAAACATTCAATCGGGACAAGCTACATGTCGTGCCACTTTAAAAGCAGGTGGAGCGTGCAAATCCGCCCAAAGTTATATTGCGCTGCAAGAAAGTCCACTGCAAACTTCATATGCTTTTAG ACGAAATGGATTAATCAAAGGACAGAGTAACACAGAAGGCAGGCCAACATTGGTGCATGAATCACAGCTAGGCTATATGCATTCAATGGCAAAGAATTCACGTCTTGAGTATGATCAACCTCAACAAAATTCTCCAAGTCAGATGGCATTGCAGTCATCTCTATTTTTTGAGCAACAACTTCAGCATCCGTATCAATCACAGAACAATCCTGGTCAGCATTTGCCATCTAATATAACAGGGAAGCACCAAACATCTTATTCTTCTGATCTGTTTTCACAGTCGACCTTTCTTTCTTATTCTCATTTTCCTGTTTTGAGTAATCATGGGTGTTCACTACCTTCTCAAAAAGATTACCCAGCTTTCTATAGTCAGGGCCAGGATTTCATTAGTGCAAGCAGTGGGATTCACACTAGTTTTGCTCATCTGGGGACAATGGCACCTCATTCGCTGCATTTAG GGAAAGGGAATCCACTTGGTACTATTCCAACCAAAGTTCAAGGCACACATGATCAGTAA